In the Pan paniscus chromosome 8, NHGRI_mPanPan1-v2.0_pri, whole genome shotgun sequence genome, one interval contains:
- the LOC130540526 gene encoding WAS/WASL-interacting protein family member 1-like produces the protein MPGPAALASPRFARGLPRLSPPRRPQPPATCSASRRARRRLPGAVWRWRSLGAAGGGDGGRGGEGRGGGGAGQGTQHRAHAAGGGAAGYPRGAERRTAARAPATALGGRPPSLPPGARDPSPQCQHGQAAVCPHQPWPRRPPAPFTPPAQHPAGLRRPSSGTPLPRLQRSPRSPPSPSFVTFNPIPRTGGFWVQALPGKAVCAQCVLQHKQS, from the exons ATGCCCGGCCCGGCCGCCCTCGCCTCGCCTCGCTTCGCCCGGGGCTTGCCTCGTCTCTCCCCGCCGCGGCGCCCGCAGCCTCCGGCCACCTGTTCGGCGTCTCGGCGCGCTCGCCGGCGGCTGCCCGGGGCTGTGTGGCGCTGGCGCTCGCTCGGGGCCGCTGGGGGAGGGGAcggcgggaggggaggggaggggaggggagggggaggagcaggGCAGGGCACACAACACCGCGCACATGCGGCAGGGGGAGGCGCGGCCGGCTACCCGCGCGGGGCGGAGCGCAGGACCGCAGCTCGCGCCCCCGCCACCGCCCTCGGGGGCcgacctccttccctccctccggGGGCGCGGGACCCCTCGCCCCAGTGCCAGCACGGGCAGGCGGCCGTCTGCCCCCACCAGCCCTGGCCCAGGCGCCCCCCAGCCCCCTTCACCCCGCCCGCCCAGCACCCTGCAGGGCTGCGTCGCCCCTCCTCGGGGACGCCCCTTCCACGCCTCCAGAGGTCTCCACGGagccccccttccccttcctttgtcACTTTTAATCCCATTCCTCGAACTGGAGGGTTTTGGGTGCAGGCGCTCCCGGGGAAAGCAGTTTGTGCTCAGTGCG TTCTGCAGCATAAGCAATCCTAA